The following proteins are co-located in the Palaemon carinicauda isolate YSFRI2023 chromosome 3, ASM3689809v2, whole genome shotgun sequence genome:
- the LOC137638155 gene encoding crustacyanin-A2 subunit-like, whose product MKYHSIETSSHPTEKMISFLLLVFGIVASAVAESTVEIPEYLERGNCAKVGALPKFDLRRYSGRWYQTDVIEIPHQPYTRCINSFYDYSEPMYGFNVRTAGLTPEGTHEKKEGKIYPTDENPASHMLIDFPTVLGYPYVVIDTNYETYACVYSCVDWNEYKTEFAFVFSRTPENNGPATAKCKKVFSKRGIDFSKFVTVPHTEECTYRA is encoded by the exons ATGAAGTATCACTCTATTGAGACTTCAAGTCACCCAACAGAGAAGAtgatttccttcctccttttaGTCTTTGGGATCGTAGCATCTGCTGTGGCCGAGAGTACAGTAGAAATACCAGAGTACCTTGAGAGAGGAAACTGCGCCAAAGTCGGCGCCCTTCCAAAATTTGATCTAAGAAGG TACAGTGGACGTTGGTACCAGACTGATGTTATCGAGATACCACACCAGCCATATACCAGATGCATCAATTCTTTCTACGATTACTCTGAACCCATGTACGGATTCAACGTCAGGACAGCTGGACTCACTCCTGAGGGAACGCACGAGAAGAAGGAAGGAAAGATCTACCCAACAGATGAAAACCCCGCCAGTCACATGTTGATCGATTTCCCAACTG ttttgggTTATCCATACGTCGTCATCGATACCAACTACGAAACCTACGCCTGCGTGTATTCCTGCGTCGACTGGAATGAGTACAAGACCGAGTTCGCCTTCGTCTTCTCCAGGACTCCCGAGAACAACGGACCTGCCACTGCCAAATGCAAGAAGGTCTTCAGCAAGCGCGGAATCGACTTTTCCAAATTCGTCACAGTTCCTCACACCGAAGAATGTACCTACAGAGCCTAA
- the LOC137638156 gene encoding crustacyanin-C1 subunit-like, translating into MFSKVLLLAVAAAVLADDIPDFVIKGNCPAVEEQRLWDEQVPKHSRFGGVWYQQAISTNPYQLLKKCVRIQYDYNGKGFDVKAVGITPEGSQLKRTGKIAPMPLGDSHLMINLDNSFPAPLVILDTDYSNYACMYSCMDYNYGHHSDFAFFFTRTPDAHDKYINKCKEALDNIGVDPSRLIKTEQGNHCNYDQLKSLIRD; encoded by the exons ATGTTCTCCAAGGTCCTCCTGCTGGCAGTTGCGGCGGCCGTGCTAGCGGATGATATCCCGGACTTCGTCATCAAAGGGAATTGTCCTGCTGTAGAAGAACAGAGGCTCTGGGATGAACAAGTTCCAAAACATTCCCGT TTCGGAGGCGTCTGGTATCAGCAAGCCATCTCAACGAATCCTTATCAGCTTCTTAAAAAATGTGTCCGAATTCAGTATGATTACA ATGGTAAAGGTTTTGACGTGAAGGCCGTCGGTATCACACCTGAAGGAAGCCAGCTGAAGAGGACCGGAAAGATCGCTCCTATGCCCCTCGGCGACTCTCATCTCATGATCAACCTCGATAACT CATTCCCAGCGCCCCTGGTAATCCTGGACACCGACTACAGCAACTACGCCTGCATGTACTCCTGCATGGACTACAACTACGGGCATCATTCCGACTTCGCCTTCTTCTTCACCCGGACTCCCGATGCTCACGACAAATACATCAATAAATGCAAGGAAGCTCTCGATAACATAGGAGTCGATCCCAGTAGACTAATCAAGACCGAACAAGGAAACCATTGTAACTATGATCAGCTGAAGAGCCTCATCAGAGATTAG